DNA from Chloroflexota bacterium:
GACTAGCCGGTTGGAAGGGAGCGCTCATATTCCTCGGCTGTAAGCAGGGCCGTTAACTCGTCCGGCGCAGCGATCTCGACCTCGATCATCCAGCCTGCCCCGTAAGGATCCTGATTGACCAACTCCGGCTCGTTTTGCAATCGTTCGTTTACGGCCGTCACCCGCCCCGACAGAGGGCAGTAGAGGTCGGAGGCCGTTTTCACCGACTCCACCACCCCAAAGGTGGCGAACTGCTTGACCTCACTGCCGACACTGGGCAGTTCGACGTACACCACATCGCCCAGTTGGCTCTGGGCGTAGTCGGTGATGCCGATGACGGCGTGACCATCTTCTAATCTGACCCATTCATGCTCCTTGGTGTACCTTAGATCACGGGGAAAATCCATCGTATATCCTCCTCGTAATATATGTTTTGGAAAGGAGCTACCCCTTCCAGAAGCGAGATGTCCCTGAGATGTTCGGTAGGCCGGGCTCAAAGGAAAGATATCGCCCACTGTAAGGTAAAAATGATAGGCGAAGTGAGGGTAGGTATGCCCACCAGATTGATTATAGCACGGCGTTGGCTATCCCAACAACGGCCACAGTCTGAGAGTATTGAACATCGGGGGTTCCAAGGGGAGCGCAGGGGTCTTTCGGATGTGCCCTCCTTCCGCAGGAAGGATACAAAATAAAGCCCGCAGGGCTATCTTGAGCCTCCTGTGGGGATTTGA
Protein-coding regions in this window:
- the gcvH gene encoding glycine cleavage system protein GcvH, with amino-acid sequence MDFPRDLRYTKEHEWVRLEDGHAVIGITDYAQSQLGDVVYVELPSVGSEVKQFATFGVVESVKTASDLYCPLSGRVTAVNERLQNEPELVNQDPYGAGWMIEVEIAAPDELTALLTAEEYERSLPTG